In Methanobrevibacter boviskoreani JH1, one DNA window encodes the following:
- the guaB gene encoding IMP dehydrogenase → MFSEKIQEARMGYTFDDFLLTPNASYVEPKNVDTTVKLDKDISLNIPILSAAMDTVTESELAIALAQEGGLGVIHRNKTLEQEVEEVKKVKSAEDITIRDVITITPDSSVNEVQKLMDDLSISGLPVMNDEEIVGIISRRDVNPIIKSGKDRLVKDIMTSDVVTIDENTSPEEALDIAYENKVERLPVLSPDKKLAGIVTIRDILNHKKHANAARDKKGRLLVAAATGPFDLDRAMALDEAGADIISIDCAHAHNMHVVNFIETMKENIDAKLCVGNIATAEAAEDIVAKGADGLKVGIGPGSMCTTRIVAGVGVPQLTAVSDVADVAKDYNIPVIADGGIRYSGDIAKAIGAGADLVMLGNALAGTYESPGEIVVMNGKKYKTYRGMGSMGAMTGGFGGGADRYFQEIKGPMKHTKLIPEGVEGAVPYKGTVSEVLFQLVGGLKASMGYCGAKDIETMKRVAKFTRITQSGIKESHPHDLLITNESPNYPTLE, encoded by the coding sequence GTGTTTTCAGAAAAAATTCAAGAAGCTAGAATGGGATATACATTTGACGATTTTCTTTTAACACCAAATGCATCATATGTAGAACCTAAAAATGTAGATACAACCGTTAAACTTGATAAGGATATTTCTCTTAATATTCCTATTTTAAGTGCTGCTATGGATACTGTCACAGAATCTGAACTTGCTATAGCACTTGCTCAAGAAGGAGGTCTAGGTGTTATTCACAGGAATAAAACCTTGGAACAAGAAGTTGAAGAAGTTAAAAAAGTAAAATCAGCTGAGGATATTACTATTCGTGATGTAATTACTATCACTCCTGATTCCTCTGTTAATGAAGTTCAAAAACTTATGGATGATTTATCCATTAGCGGATTACCTGTAATGAACGATGAGGAAATTGTTGGTATCATTAGTCGTAGGGATGTAAATCCGATTATTAAATCAGGAAAAGATAGGTTAGTTAAGGACATAATGACCTCTGATGTTGTAACTATTGATGAGAATACTTCTCCTGAAGAGGCTTTAGATATCGCTTATGAAAATAAAGTTGAAAGGCTTCCAGTTTTATCTCCTGATAAAAAACTTGCAGGTATTGTAACTATTAGGGATATCTTAAATCATAAAAAACATGCAAATGCAGCAAGGGATAAAAAAGGAAGATTGTTGGTGGCAGCTGCTACTGGACCATTCGATTTAGATAGGGCAATGGCATTGGATGAGGCTGGTGCAGATATCATTTCCATTGACTGTGCTCATGCTCATAACATGCATGTTGTTAATTTCATAGAAACTATGAAGGAAAATATCGATGCGAAATTATGTGTTGGTAATATTGCAACTGCAGAAGCTGCTGAGGATATTGTTGCTAAAGGTGCAGATGGACTTAAAGTAGGTATTGGTCCAGGTTCAATGTGTACTACCCGTATTGTAGCAGGTGTAGGTGTACCACAACTTACAGCTGTATCCGATGTTGCAGATGTTGCAAAAGATTATAATATTCCAGTTATTGCAGATGGTGGTATCAGATACTCCGGAGATATTGCAAAAGCTATTGGTGCAGGTGCAGATCTTGTAATGTTGGGTAATGCCCTTGCAGGTACTTATGAGTCTCCTGGTGAAATTGTTGTAATGAATGGTAAAAAATATAAAACTTATCGTGGTATGGGCTCTATGGGAGCTATGACTGGTGGATTTGGTGGAGGTGCTGACAGATACTTCCAAGAAATCAAAGGACCAATGAAACATACAAAATTAATACCTGAAGGAGTAGAAGGAGCTGTGCCATATAAAGGTACTGTATCTGAAGTTTTATTCCAATTAGTCGGTGGACTTAAAGCTTCAATGGGTTATTGTGGTGCTAAAGATATTGAAACCATGAAAAGGGTTGCTA
- the ybaK gene encoding Cys-tRNA(Pro) deacylase: MSRNEDKTNVMRLLERNKIAYKSYNYLDSGAISGKDVIEVLGENPDNVFKTLVTVSKSDNHYVFLVPVSKELDLKLASEVVSEKKIKMLKSKDLVSLTGYTHGGCSPIGMKHKFPTIIDDSAKNFNTIYFSGGKIGYQVELKLDDLSKIIDFRLAHITK; encoded by the coding sequence TTGTCTAGAAATGAGGATAAAACAAATGTAATGAGGCTTTTAGAGAGAAACAAAATAGCCTATAAAAGTTATAATTACCTTGATTCCGGAGCTATAAGTGGAAAGGATGTAATTGAGGTTTTAGGTGAAAATCCTGACAATGTATTTAAGACACTTGTAACCGTAAGTAAATCTGATAATCATTATGTTTTTTTAGTGCCTGTTAGTAAGGAATTAGATTTGAAACTTGCATCTGAGGTTGTATCCGAGAAGAAGATTAAAATGTTAAAATCTAAGGATCTAGTATCATTGACTGGATATACTCATGGGGGATGTTCTCCAATAGGTATGAAACATAAATTTCCAACTATTATCGATGATAGCGCTAAGAATTTTAATACCATTTATTTCAGTGGTGGAAAGATAGGTTATCAGGTTGAGTTAAAACTAGATGATCTTTCAAAAATAATTGATTTTAGATTGGCTCATATTACAAAGTAG